Part of the Natronobacterium gregoryi SP2 genome, GCGTCTTCGTCGCGGACCACTTTGAGTCCGAGTTCGACTCGACCCTCGATGTCGCTCATCGCACGCCTGAACGCCGGTCGCGCGCCCCTGAGTACGTTCTTCAGGGTTCGGTCACTCTCGAAGGCCATCCCGAACTGCATCGGGACGATGGCGGTCCCACCATCGTGATCCATGATCTCTCGCAACACCTCGTCGTGGCGTTTTGCATCCTCGTCGGTCTCCTCGGGATCGGTCGTGTCGATGTCCGAGACGACGGCTCCGAGCCGCCGGTGAGAGATCGTGTAGACCCGGTCGGCACCGCCGACGGCGTCGGTCTCGAATTCGATCGGGTCGCCGTCGACGATACCGTAGACGTAGCGGTTGTTCATCGGTGAATCACGCTCCAGTTCCAGCGACGGCACGACCGTCTCGTTCGAACTCGTGGGAGTGTCATGGGAATCGGTCTCGAGTCTCGACCGTCTGGATGGACGGGTCACCCGACGGTACTCGGGAACTCGTCAGACGAGATTCGGTTCCGCGACGCGTTATCGTGGTGCTTGCAGTCGCAGTCTCCGCTCTCGAGATCGAAGCGTCACTGTTCGTTTACCGCCTCATACGGGTTGCTGTCAGTCAGTTCCGGCGCGACCGCAGGAGTACTCGCGGTCGCGCCGGGACATCGGGACAGCCTTCCGTATCAGAGCCACGGACGGTCTCGTAGAGCCCGCCGCCGATCGGCTCGCTCGGGATCGGGAGCCAGCCCGGGAGGACGAGCGCAACGAGCGCGATCAGACGGATCGGACGGTCTCGAACAGCGCAGTCTCGAACGCGGTTCCGCCGGCCGCCAGTCCACAGTCGCAGCGAAAAGACCGACGAGTCGACCCGGGCGACACGACCGGGTTCGACACAGCAGTGCAGGCGTGGCCCGCCCTAACGAGCTCTTTACCCGGCGTCGATCCCGCTTTGCCCTCGGCCCAGCAGGCTTGCAGTCGCAGTGCCAGCCGAATTACGCAGCGGCCCTGAACGCACGCACGTCTATGGCACAACCACAGCGAAGACCCGACTCCTCGAGTCTCGCCGAAGTACTCGACCGGATTCTCGACAAGGGCGTCGTCATCGACGTCTGGGCACGGGTATCCGTTGTCGGAATCGAGCTCCTGACGATCGAGGCACGCGTCGTCGTCGCGTCCGTCGACACCTTCCTGCACTACGCGGAGGAGATCGCAAAAATTGAGCAGGCCACTGCAGAGGGCGATCTCGAGGATCTCGAAGAGCTCGAGGTCGAACCACGACCCGAATCGTCGCCACAGTCTGCCACAGAATAGATGGCCGACGACGCCTCGCGAAAGCGCACGGTCCGCGGTCGGAAGATCAGAAGCGACCGCTCTCGCAAGGAGAGTCGCAAGGCAAAGAAAGCCCTCGCACGCAAAGCCTCGAGTGCAGGCGAGCGAAACGGTGATAGCCCGCTGTCCGACCCGGAAGAGGTCGTCCCGGAGCCGTTCGTCGAAACCGACGCCGTCCAGTCGCTTCGGGGACGGATTACGGGCTGGCTCGAGGCCGACCAGCCGGTCCACCTGATCGGGCCGACGGGCTGTGGGAAGACCGCGCTCGCGCTCTCGGCCGCGGCCGAACGCGGCCGACCGGTCGTCTGGCTCAACGGCGACGACGCAGTCGACACTGCGGCACTCGTCGGCGACCACGCCGGCGGGGAACGCTACAAGGAGGACGACCGGTTCGTCGGCGGCGTCACCAAACAGACCGAGATCGTCCGCGAGCGATGGGTCGACAATCCACTCTCGGTCGCGGTCCGCGAGGGTGCAACGCTCGTCTACAACGAGTTCGCTCGGTCCGACCCGGCCGCACACAACGTCTTGCTGTCGGTGTTCGAGGAGGGGGTCTTAGAGCGGCCGGGCAAGCGCGGCGGGGATCGGACGGTCGATGTCCACCCCGAGTTCCGGGCGATCGTCACTTCGAACGACGTCGAGTACGCTGGCGTCCACACGCAGCAGGACGCGTTACTCGATCGGTTCGTCGGTGTTCAGGTGGACTACTACGACGAGGAGACCGAATTCGAGATCGTCAAGGCACACGTCGACCTGCCCGACGAACGGATCGAGAGGGTCGTGGACGCGACGCGTGCATTGCGCGACGAACTCGCGGTCATCGTCGGGACACGGGCAGCGATCACGGCCGCGAAGGGGGTGGCGGTCTTCGACGGCCAGGACGACGACGAGTTGCTGGCGGCGGTGTTCACTGATGTCCTCGCGCCGAAGATCGCCGGCGAGGGTGCAGACGACGTCGACGACCTGCGGGCGGAAATCGACGAATCGATATAGAGTACCAGCGGACACACCGAAGCCGGACCAATGGCCGAAGCCGACACCAGATCGAGCGGGCAGTGTAAGGCAGTTACTGAGGACGGCGAGCGCTGCTCGCGTCCCGCCGGGGACGACGGTTTTTGCTACCAACACGACGAGAGTGATCCAACCGTGAGCGACAGTCAGACAGTCGAAGACGGACAGGAAGAACAGACAGAGCAAAGCACGGAGGAGACCCGAAGTCGCGACCTCGGTGCCGACATGACTGCCGAGAGGAAGACAGATCCGGCGTCGATCGACGCCGATGTCGACGTCGAACACGAGGAGATCGAGGGTGTCCTCGCCGTTCGACGGACGGTTCAGTCGACGGCGAGCGATCTCATCGGTCGGGAGTTCGACGCTGTGAGTGAAATCGCGCCGACCGACGACGGCTGGCGAGCGATCGTCGAGGTCGTCGAACGCCGGGCGGTCCCCGACACTCAGGACATTATCGGCCGTTACGAGATCGAACTCGACGAGGACGCGACCGTCCACGGCTACCGGCGACTCGATCGGTACCGTCGCGGCGACACGGCCGCGTTCGAGTGACAGGGAGAGTCGTTCGCGGTCGCTCCCGGCCGTAGTGGTCCGCGGTTCCGGCGCGCTCTCTTTTCCGTGGGCTGACGGTCACGTCAGCCGACGGATACGGACGGTTCCGTCCTGTGAGACGGCGACTCGACGGCCTTCGAACGTAAACTCGATGGTCGTCTCCACGTTCCGCCTCTCCGCACGATCGAGCAGTTCCACCATCGCTTCCGGATCGATCTGCTCGTACAGCGACGACAACTCGCCGACAGAAACGTTCTTTTCGATGGCTACCGCCCGCAGTATCGTCTGGAGTCGGGACTCCGACTCGTGTTGCTCGGCGCGAACGACTGCGTCCCCGGGAGTGCCGTTGTGGTCGTGTCTGCCCATGTCGGGTCGTGTGACTTCCAGATGAAAATACTAGTCCCAAAGTGTATAGGAAAGTTACTAAAGCACATTAGCAATCGATACGAGACGCCGCATGACGAGTTGTTCGGCTGAGTGATACGCATACGTCTATTTTGGAGTGAAACCACCGAGTGGTAGCCACTCGGGTGTGGCCGATGGACGCGGTGGTTTCGGACCGATACGTCGAAGGGAGAGCAACGCCTCGGTCGAAGCGATCCCGTGTCCGAGTTCGACCATTCCGTCCGCGGCGTCGACGTCGACCCCGACACCCGGTGTGCTCACTACCACACAGACCGCGACGTCGTTGCGTTCAAGTTCGCCTGCTGTGAGACGTACTGGCCGTGCTTTCGCTGTCACGAAGAGATCGCCGACCACGACGCCGTACCGTGGCCCAGAGCGCGATTCGACGAACCCACAGTGCTCTGTGGTGTCTGCCGGACCGAGCTCACAGTGCCGGCGTACCGCGAAGCTGACTATCGCTGTCCGTCGTGTAACGTGGCGTTCAATCCCGGCTGTGCCGCCCACGCCGACCTGTACTTCGAGACGGATTGATGGGCAACGACCAGCAAGCTATTTCCGCGTTCGGCGGCCGACCCGTAGGTATGGACCCGGCGCTTGGCCCTCCCGAAGCGATGGCTGAGAAACGCGACGAGCTGACGCCCATGATGGCTCAGTACCACGACCTCTGTGACCGATACGACGACGCGCTCGTTCTCTTCCAGGTCGGCGACTTCTACGAGACCTTCTGCGGTGCGGCCGAACGCACCGCGCGACTGCTCGAGGTGACGCTGACCAGCCGCGAGGATTCGACCGGCGAGTACCCGATGACTGGTATTCCGATCGACAACGCCGAGTCCTACATCGAGGAACTGCTCGAGGCGGGCTACCGGGTCGCGGTCGCCGACCAGGTCGAGGAGCCCGGCGAGTCGTCGGGCGTCGTCGACCGGGCTGTGACGCGGGTCATCACGCCGGGGACGCTCACCGAGGACGAACTGCTTGCCGGCGACGACAACAACTTCGTCGCGGCGGTCGCTTGCAGCGGCGAGGAGGTCGCGCTCGCCTTACTCGATGTCTCGACCGGCGACTTCCTCGCGACGAGTTCGACCTCGAGCAAGGCCATCGCCGACGAGGTGAGCCGGTTCGACCCTGCAGAGGCAGTCGTCGGCCCCGGCGCACCGACGGGCGTTTTCCCCGACGACTGCATGGAGACGCCGTTCGACGAGGCCGTCTTCGAGCGCGAGCGAGCGGTTGAGACGGTCTCGGCGTACTTCCGGAATCCCGATGCGTTGCTCGCGACCGACGCCGAAATTCGGGCCTGTGGGGCCTTGCTCGAGTACGCCGAGTACGCTCGCGGCAGCGAGAGCGAGGCCGAACTCGAGGCCGACGACGAGAGCGCCCGCCTCGAGTACATCACCCACCTCACGCGGTACGATCCACGGGAGTACCTGCTGCTGGACGCCGTCGCCCTCCGGAGTCTCGAACTGTTCGAACCGCGTGCCGTCCACGGCCGGGACGAAGCGACGCTCGTCGGGGTTCTGGACGAGACCTCGAGCGCGCTGGGCGGTCGAAAACTGCGAGACTGGATTCGCCGACCGCTGCTCGAGCCTGCCCGGATCGAAGCGCGACTCGACGCGGTCGAAGAACTCCAGCGGTCGGTTCGGGCCCGCGAAAAATTGCAGGACCTCTTGTGGGACGTGTACGACCTCGAGCGACTGATCGGTCGGATCTCCCGGGAGCGGGCAAATGCCAGGGATCTGTGCTCGCTTCGGGCGACGCTTGCCGTCGTGCCGGACGTGCGGGCTCACCTCGCGGGCAGCGAGTGCGATCGACTCCAGCAACTCCACGCCGATCTCGATCCGCTCGCGGACATCCGCGAGTTGATCGAGGATTCGATCGTCGAGGACCCGCCGATCGAGATCACCGAGGGCGGGATCGTCGCCGAGGGGTACGACGAGAATCTGGACGCCCTCCGGCAGACAGCCCGCGATGGGAAACAGTGGATCGACGACTTAGAGGAACGGGAACGCGAGCGCACCGGTATCGACTCCCTGAAGGTCGGCTACAACTCGGTGCATGGCTACTACATCGAAGTGACCAATCCGAACCTCGACTCGGTGCCCGACGACTATCAGCGCCGCCAGACGTTGAAAAACTCCGAGCGGTTCGCCACGCCGGCACTCAAAGAGCGCGAGGACGAGATCGTCGGTGCCGAAGAGCGCGCGGACGAACTCGAGTACGAACTGTTCCGCGAGGTCCGCAAGACGGTCGCCAACGAGGTCGAACGCGTTCAGGCCCTTGCCGATGCGCTCGCAACCGTCGATGCGCTCGTCTCGCTTGCCACCGTCGCCGCTCAGTACGACTACTGTCGGCCGGAGTTACTCGAGCGCGGCGACGACCTCGAGGTCGAGATCGAAGGTGGTCGCCACCCGGTCGTCGAGCGGACTCAGGAGTCGTTCGTTCCCAACGACGCTCGGTTCGCGGGCGACAGACGGCTGGCAGTGATTACAGGCCCCAACATGTCGGGAAAGTCGACCTACATGCGACAGGTGGCCCAGATCGTCCTGCTGGCACAGGTCGGCAGTTTCGTGCCGGCGAGGTCGGCACGGCTGACGCCCGTCGATCGCATCTTCACCCGAGTCGGCGCGAGCGACGACATCGCCGGCGGCCGGTCGACGTTCATGGTCGAGATGGACGAACTCGCGACCATTCTGCGGGAGGCCGACGACCGCTCGCTGGTCCTGTTAGACGAGGTCGGTCGTGGTACTTCGACCGCGGACGGACTCGCCATCGCCCAGGCGATGACCGAACACCTCCACGACGAGGTCGGCGCGACGACGCTGTTTGCGACCCACCACCACCCTCTGACCGAGGTCGCCGAGGACCTCGAGGACGCGTTCACGCTCCACTTCGAGGTCGACCAGGAAGACGGCGAAGTAGTCTTCCACCACGAGGTCGCACCCGGCGCGGCGACGGGATCATACGGCGTCGAGGTCGCGACGGCCGCGGGCGTTCCCGAACCGGTAGTCGCCCGCTCGCGGGAACTGGTAGCCGAAACGGCCGACGAACGACCGGACGACTCCGACTCACCAGCGGAGGCGACGCCGAAGCCCACGACTTCGGCAACCGCAGACGGTGGGGAACAAACTGCGCCTCGACAGTCCACCTCGGACGCACCGGGGCTTTCGTCCGACGTCGCGGCCGAACTCCAAGCACTCGAGGTCGCCCACATGACACCGGTCGAGGCACTCGCCGAACTCGACCGGTTGAAGCGACTGCTCGAGGACCGGCGTTAGTGGCGGGCCAAGCCTGCACTGCGGGGCCGAATCTGGCGGTGTGGCTCGATTCGGCCCGTCAGTCGACGGTTGGGACGGTACTAGATCGATCGACCGTATCCACACGTGGGACAGTGCATACGCCCTTGGGAAATAAGCAGATACGACCGATTACACTTGCCACACTCGCCAGCGACCGAGACGCCCTGTTCCTGGGCGACTCCGGACAGCGTGTTGCGGAGGAGTTGCTGTTCTCGCTCGAGAGTGTCGAGTCGGCGACGGAGCGAGTGTTCCGTCGGCGAGAGGGATCTGCCAGGCCGTTTCCGGGATGGTCTCGATTGGTACATAGGAGGTGTACGGATTCCTGGAACAAAACTCTATAGACCGGGTGACGGATGCTTATATACTTGTGTTTCGACCAGTCGTTGTTCGAGAAAGTAAACACGACAGTACCGAGGGGCGCGCCGCATTCAGGAACGAATCTGCAGCGGGCGTCCTGTGACGTACCTCGGGGCCAAGTGGCTCGAGACGCGAAGCGTCTCGTCATCACGGAAGACACGTCTTCCGTCCGACCCCGAGGCACTCGTCATGCTCAACTTGTAGATCCGGGCCAGCGGCGACGCTTCGCCGAGCGAGTCGTCGTAGGAGTAGTCCTCGGTGACGAACTCGGCGTCGCCACCTCACGCGGCAAACGAGTGCTTGGGGTGACGGCTTCGGTGGACGCCCTGATACGAGCGGAAGCACTCGGGGATCGCACCCATGTCCCGTGTCGGCGTCAGCGCCGGCCGGTACGGCAGCATCCCCTCGCGGCGGGCGCGATGGGCTTCTGGGTCGGCGACCGAACCGCGGTTCGGTCGGACTCCGAACGGTCGGCCTCGTCGTTCCCGGCGTCACGGGCCCGCGTGCCTGGGGACCGATCCGTCGCCGACTACCGGGGCTCCCGCCCGGAGTCACCGGGAGAGGCGAGTAAATCGCGTCACGCTCTCGTTGACCGAATGTTACACGCGTTTTCCGACCCAGAAAATCCCCTCTGACCACTAATATGGACCCCGTCGTAACTGAAACCGGGGTGGTCACAGGCCCCGGCTCCCACTCCCGAGTGATCCCCCCGTTTCCCGACCGCCAGTCGATCGGCGATCGTTCGCGTGACGCCATCTCGCCCTGTGGCGTCACGTTCGCCGTTCGATCCCCCTTCCACGTCGCTTCGGCCCTATCCGCGCCAGCACACGTTTTGATCCCCAGAAGCCGCTGTCCGATCAGTGGTGTCCGTACAGCGAGTAGGTGATCGCGACCAGTCCCAACAGACGGCTCACGTTCTCGAAAAAGACCGTCACGACCTGTTGTGCGCCGGTAAACGTGTTGATCGTTACGTTCACGAGAAACGGACAGAGCGTGAGCAAAAGCAGTCCGATGGCGAGATAGAACATCGACCGCGCGTCGTTGCGACGGTAACCGCGATAGGCCTGGTAGGCGATGATCGTCCCGAGAAGTGCAACGAGAAAGAGACTCGCCACAGTCAGCAACTCGAACGGCGACGCCTCGCCGATCCTGACGACGTCGCTCATCGCATCCCCTCCCACATTCGGGTGAACTTGTCCGCGACGTCTTCCTCGCGATACGAGAGCTCGAGGTCGAACGTGCCGTCTTCGAGGGTCAACTCGAGTCGTTCGAGGTTCGCGCTGTAGACGCTGTAGTGGTTGCCGTCGGTGGCGAGTTCCGTCTCTTCTGTGACGAGGCGACACTCCTCGAGGCGGTCGAGACGGCGATAAATCGTCGGTAAAGACGCGTCACACCGTTCGCTCAGGGTACTGGCAGACATGGGTTCGACGCTCGTATAGGTGAGGATCTCCCGGGCGTACTCGTCGTCGAGGACGGCAAGCACCGTCGACAGATCCGTCTCCTCACTCACTGGTACCGGGTCGTTCCGGTAGTAGTATCAAAAACGGTCCGGTTTTTCTGGGTGAGAAAACGCCGATTCGGCGGCGACTTCGCACCGCAGCTCCGGTCGTTCACCGGCCAGAAACACCGTTACAGGCCGCTACCGAACTCGATCTTGCTTCGATCCGTTCGACGGACGGAGAACGGGGATGGTCAACGGACGTTCTGGCGGTTCGCTGGTGAAGCCGTGCCAACGGCCGAACCGTGGCTTCGGATCGGTCACCCCGCTCGAGTGGTGGATGGCGCGGCGGACTCGTCGGTGAGAACAGGGAGCCTGTGGGATGCGGCTATCCGGCCCGGAAAGGGGCTCAGAGCGGTAGTCTCACTGCTATGGGGGTTCTAGTGACCGTCGACGAGCCGAAGGTAGGGCATTCGTAACGGCGCGAGAAGTCTGGTACAACCCTGGGACGGTGAGTACGGCCTCATTTACTATCCTGTCGCTCCAGATGAGTGTACAGACGAGATGACCGAATCGATTCAACGCCGGTTTCGCTCGATTGCGAGGCGGTTGATCGGCCGCGAAAGGACGTATCGCTGCCGCTCCCGTCAGCGACATGGGGGACGACCATGACTGGTGGCTCCGCCCGCGCCCTCGAGGCCGACGCCCTCCCCGACGACGCCGAGTTTGCACTCTGTCTCACCCACGACGTCGACCGGCCGTACAAAGGACTTCGTGGGCTGTACTACGCGATCCAGGAGCGTCCCGCGTACCACCTCCGGACCGTCTTCGGCGACGACAACCCCTACTGGCAGTTCGAGGACATCGTGGCACTCGAGGACGACCTCGGCGTTCGATCGGCGTTTTACTTCCTGAACGAACAGCATCTGTTCAGCGATCGGCCGCTCCGCGACTGGCTCGATCCGGCCAACTGGGTGCAACACCTCGGTCGGTACGACCTTACCGACGACGACCTCGTCGACGTCGTCGAACGGCTTGTGGACGGCGGGTGGGAGGTCGGGTTGCACGGCTCCTATCACACCCGGGACGACCGAACGCGGCTCCGCGAGGAGAAGCAGGTTCTCGAGCGCGTCACCGGGCAGTCGGTTTCGGGTGGGCGGCAACATCACCTCCGACTGTCGGTGCCCGAGACGTGGCGACACTACCGGTCGATCGGACTCGCCTACGACGCGACCCTCGGGTCGACGACTGCGTGTGGGTTCTACCACGGCTACCGGCCGCGAAAGCCGTTCGGAGACGAGTTCCTCGTCTTCCCGCTGACGATCATGGACCAGGCGCTACCGGACCCGGGTCGCGAGTTCGCGGCCGCTCGCCGGACCTGCGAGCGATTGCTGACCGAGGCTGCCGAGAACGACGCCGTGATGACGGTCCTGTGGCATCCGCGCTTTTTCAGTGAACGGGAGTTTCCCGGATACCGACGCCTCTACCGATGGCTCGTCGAGCGAGCGGAAGAACGGGACGCCTGGATCGGATCGCCGGAAGCGTTCTGCGAGACGCTCGAGTCGGCCGGCGAGGCGTCCGACGGCGAGGGCACAGAGGGCACTCGAGAGACGCCTGGAGACGAAGCGGCTGAACTGGCGACGTCGACGCCGCCCCGGCGTGATTTGCCGACGGCGAAGGGCAGTGGGAGAGACAGGGGGAGGGGTGACTCATGATCGGACGCGAACGGAGACTGGCGGCCGTGGCCGCCGTCATCGCGCTCGTGGTTCTCGGGAGCGTCGGGGGCGTCGCCGGCCAGGTTATCGCACAGTCCGACGAGAACGCGACGCCAGACGCTTACGTCGTCGAGCAGGGCGACGCCTGCCAGCAGATAGAGCCGCTATCGACGGCTGAATCGGTCGATTCGTTCTACGACTATCGGAACCACGAGACCCATCCCGAAGGGGTCGACCGGCTGTACAGCTCGTACGGCACCACACACCTTCAGGAGAACAACGCGAGTCTCCTCTTCCTTCACGAAGGGACAGACGGCATCAGCCTCGTGATGGTCCACGATCGGGTCGACGGGAACACGACCGGCGGCGTCGCGTCGTTCGACGTCATCGGACTCCCCCACGAAGCCAAGTGGGAAGTCAAGAACGACGACTACGACGGTCCGACTAACATGGACGAGTTCGACCGCGGCGACGGCTGGGCCAGCGCCGACTGGATCTGGATCGAGAGTCGAACCGGCGGCGGCGCGATCCAGGGCGGTCTCAACGATCCGTTCGCGGTGACGGTCCACCCAGCGTTCAACGAGGACGCCGAGTACTACGAGGACGACGACCTCTACGATCCCGACTGGTACGATGGCGGCGAGATCGAGGAGTGGCACGTTCTGTCCGGTGACGCGACCAGCCCCGTCCGCTCGGAACTCGGATCGCTCTCCGAACCGGTGACGATCCGAACCGGCACGTGTGACGAGCCGACCGTGACCTACGGCTTGACCGACGACGGCATCGCCGCGACGGTCGAAGCGCCCTCGCCCGACGACGTCGCCCGACTCCAGCCGACCAACGGCACCACCGACGATGTCCGGTTCGAGCACGTCGACGTGACCGACCTCGAGGGGACCGAGACGGTCACTTTCGAGAACGACCAGCCGGACGGCTTCCCCGCCGCTCCCGACGATCGGGAGTCGCTGGGCTCGCTCGCGGCAGCAACTACCCAGCCCGTCACGGCGACAGTTAGCTTCAGTGTCGACGCCGCCACACTCGAGGACGCGGGACTCGAGCCCGAGCGTGTCGCGCTCTACGAGAGCGACGGCGGCGAGTGGGAGGAGTCAGAGACGACGCTGACCGACGAGACGGGGGCTGCCTACTACTTTACCGCGGAGGTCTCCTCGCTCGAGAGACTGACAGTCGCGGAAAGCGAGGAGGCCGAGGCCACGTCCGAAGGGGACGTTTCTTCTGTGCCTGGGTTCGGATTCGTCGTCACGTTGAGTGTCTTTCTGGCGCTTGCGCTCACCGCTGCGTGGACGGCGAGGGCGCGCTCGTAGTCTTTCGGGCCCCGGGTCGAAACAGGAAACGGACGACGGGCAAGCCAGCCCCTAAGGGCGGCCAGGGGCGATACCCGCGTAACGCGATGAACGTTCGAACGGCAGTCGGTGACGAGCTGAAGGCGCTGTGGGCTGGCGGCAAAGGGACGTCTCTCGTCGTGGTTGCGACCGCGTGGGGGCTGTTGGTGGGGGCACGGATGATCTATCCGGTCGTGTTGCCGTACCTGCAGGATACCTACGGACTGAGCCTCTCCGTTGCTGGCCTGCTCGTGACGGTGCTGTGGCTGTTCGGTTCGCTCGGGCAGCTCCCGGGTGGCCTGCTCGCGGACAGGTACGACGAGCGCCTGCTTCTGACTGCGAGCACGCTGATCGTCGCCGTCGCACTCGGTGCCGTCGTCACCTCGGCGTCGCCGGTCGTTCTCTTTCTCGCAACTGCCGTCTGGGGGCTTGGCCACTCGCTGTACCCGATCGCACGGATTACCTTCCTCTCGAATCGCTATGCCGACCGGCTCGGGAGTGCACTCGGCGTGACGATGGCGACCGGGGACGTCGGGCAGACCGTGTTGCCACCCATCGCCGCTGCTATCGCCGCCGCGGTCGCGTGGCAGGCCGGTCTCGGGTTCGTGGCACCGTTGCTCTTCCTGGGGAGTATCGTCATCTTCGTCGTGCTCCCGACGACGGGTTCGTCGACGGAGCCGGCAAACAGCACCTCTCTCAGGGACACGCTGGGTATCCTGACGGAACTCCGAAATCCTGCGATGGGGTTTATGTCGGCGATTCTTTTCCTCTACATCTTCATCTGGCAGTCGTTCACGGCGTTCTACCCGACGTATCTGACGAGCGTCAAAGAGCTCTCGCCGTCGGTGGCGAGTCTCCTGTTCGGCCTGTTCTTCGCGGTCGGCGTCGTCGTCAAGCCCGTCGCGGGAGCTGCCTACGA contains:
- a CDS encoding GvpL/GvpF family gas vesicle protein, yielding MNNRYVYGIVDGDPIEFETDAVGGADRVYTISHRRLGAVVSDIDTTDPEETDEDAKRHDEVLREIMDHDGGTAIVPMQFGMAFESDRTLKNVLRGARPAFRRAMSDIEGRVELGLKVVRDEDADVDTESVEKGVADALESIAAQSVPNDLFSDRLVMNRSYLVDRDVREAFDEAVADLEERYDDLTFRYTGPFAPYSFVDVAIGAQR
- the gvpA gene encoding gas vesicle protein GvpA, encoding MAQPQRRPDSSSLAEVLDRILDKGVVIDVWARVSVVGIELLTIEARVVVASVDTFLHYAEEIAKIEQATAEGDLEDLEELEVEPRPESSPQSATE
- the gvpN gene encoding gas vesicle protein GvpN — protein: MADDASRKRTVRGRKIRSDRSRKESRKAKKALARKASSAGERNGDSPLSDPEEVVPEPFVETDAVQSLRGRITGWLEADQPVHLIGPTGCGKTALALSAAAERGRPVVWLNGDDAVDTAALVGDHAGGERYKEDDRFVGGVTKQTEIVRERWVDNPLSVAVREGATLVYNEFARSDPAAHNVLLSVFEEGVLERPGKRGGDRTVDVHPEFRAIVTSNDVEYAGVHTQQDALLDRFVGVQVDYYDEETEFEIVKAHVDLPDERIERVVDATRALRDELAVIVGTRAAITAAKGVAVFDGQDDDELLAAVFTDVLAPKIAGEGADDVDDLRAEIDESI
- the gvpO gene encoding gas vesicle protein GvpO, halophile-type; this translates as MAEADTRSSGQCKAVTEDGERCSRPAGDDGFCYQHDESDPTVSDSQTVEDGQEEQTEQSTEETRSRDLGADMTAERKTDPASIDADVDVEHEEIEGVLAVRRTVQSTASDLIGREFDAVSEIAPTDDGWRAIVEVVERRAVPDTQDIIGRYEIELDEDATVHGYRRLDRYRRGDTAAFE
- a CDS encoding HalOD1 output domain-containing protein, translated to MGRHDHNGTPGDAVVRAEQHESESRLQTILRAVAIEKNVSVGELSSLYEQIDPEAMVELLDRAERRNVETTIEFTFEGRRVAVSQDGTVRIRRLT
- a CDS encoding CHY zinc finger protein, producing MSEFDHSVRGVDVDPDTRCAHYHTDRDVVAFKFACCETYWPCFRCHEEIADHDAVPWPRARFDEPTVLCGVCRTELTVPAYREADYRCPSCNVAFNPGCAAHADLYFETD
- the mutS gene encoding DNA mismatch repair protein MutS, which produces MDPALGPPEAMAEKRDELTPMMAQYHDLCDRYDDALVLFQVGDFYETFCGAAERTARLLEVTLTSREDSTGEYPMTGIPIDNAESYIEELLEAGYRVAVADQVEEPGESSGVVDRAVTRVITPGTLTEDELLAGDDNNFVAAVACSGEEVALALLDVSTGDFLATSSTSSKAIADEVSRFDPAEAVVGPGAPTGVFPDDCMETPFDEAVFERERAVETVSAYFRNPDALLATDAEIRACGALLEYAEYARGSESEAELEADDESARLEYITHLTRYDPREYLLLDAVALRSLELFEPRAVHGRDEATLVGVLDETSSALGGRKLRDWIRRPLLEPARIEARLDAVEELQRSVRAREKLQDLLWDVYDLERLIGRISRERANARDLCSLRATLAVVPDVRAHLAGSECDRLQQLHADLDPLADIRELIEDSIVEDPPIEITEGGIVAEGYDENLDALRQTARDGKQWIDDLEERERERTGIDSLKVGYNSVHGYYIEVTNPNLDSVPDDYQRRQTLKNSERFATPALKEREDEIVGAEERADELEYELFREVRKTVANEVERVQALADALATVDALVSLATVAAQYDYCRPELLERGDDLEVEIEGGRHPVVERTQESFVPNDARFAGDRRLAVITGPNMSGKSTYMRQVAQIVLLAQVGSFVPARSARLTPVDRIFTRVGASDDIAGGRSTFMVEMDELATILREADDRSLVLLDEVGRGTSTADGLAIAQAMTEHLHDEVGATTLFATHHHPLTEVAEDLEDAFTLHFEVDQEDGEVVFHHEVAPGAATGSYGVEVATAAGVPEPVVARSRELVAETADERPDDSDSPAEATPKPTTSATADGGEQTAPRQSTSDAPGLSSDVAAELQALEVAHMTPVEALAELDRLKRLLEDRR
- a CDS encoding DUF7521 family protein translates to MSDVVRIGEASPFELLTVASLFLVALLGTIIAYQAYRGYRRNDARSMFYLAIGLLLLTLCPFLVNVTINTFTGAQQVVTVFFENVSRLLGLVAITYSLYGHH
- a CDS encoding ArsR/SmtB family transcription factor, which translates into the protein MSEETDLSTVLAVLDDEYAREILTYTSVEPMSASTLSERCDASLPTIYRRLDRLEECRLVTEETELATDGNHYSVYSANLERLELTLEDGTFDLELSYREEDVADKFTRMWEGMR
- a CDS encoding polysaccharide deacetylase family protein, whose product is MTGGSARALEADALPDDAEFALCLTHDVDRPYKGLRGLYYAIQERPAYHLRTVFGDDNPYWQFEDIVALEDDLGVRSAFYFLNEQHLFSDRPLRDWLDPANWVQHLGRYDLTDDDLVDVVERLVDGGWEVGLHGSYHTRDDRTRLREEKQVLERVTGQSVSGGRQHHLRLSVPETWRHYRSIGLAYDATLGSTTACGFYHGYRPRKPFGDEFLVFPLTIMDQALPDPGREFAAARRTCERLLTEAAENDAVMTVLWHPRFFSEREFPGYRRLYRWLVERAEERDAWIGSPEAFCETLESAGEASDGEGTEGTRETPGDEAAELATSTPPRRDLPTAKGSGRDRGRGDS
- a CDS encoding PGF-pre-PGF domain-containing protein, which produces MIGRERRLAAVAAVIALVVLGSVGGVAGQVIAQSDENATPDAYVVEQGDACQQIEPLSTAESVDSFYDYRNHETHPEGVDRLYSSYGTTHLQENNASLLFLHEGTDGISLVMVHDRVDGNTTGGVASFDVIGLPHEAKWEVKNDDYDGPTNMDEFDRGDGWASADWIWIESRTGGGAIQGGLNDPFAVTVHPAFNEDAEYYEDDDLYDPDWYDGGEIEEWHVLSGDATSPVRSELGSLSEPVTIRTGTCDEPTVTYGLTDDGIAATVEAPSPDDVARLQPTNGTTDDVRFEHVDVTDLEGTETVTFENDQPDGFPAAPDDRESLGSLAAATTQPVTATVSFSVDAATLEDAGLEPERVALYESDGGEWEESETTLTDETGAAYYFTAEVSSLERLTVAESEEAEATSEGDVSSVPGFGFVVTLSVFLALALTAAWTARARS